The following proteins are co-located in the Oscillatoria salina IIICB1 genome:
- a CDS encoding hydrogenase maturation protease yields the protein MATLTMILVIGYGNDLRSDDAVGRRVAEVVSQWDLPDVTSISVHQLTPELSETLSGVEIAIFVDASTNGLEEVTVNPITPLESGFSLTHGCDPRSLLTLAQILYGNCPQAWLVQIPVSDLSIGESLSAIAQTGITQALAEIRRLIPENTAENLSVL from the coding sequence GTGGCGACATTAACGATGATTTTAGTCATTGGCTATGGTAACGATTTACGCAGCGATGATGCTGTGGGAAGACGGGTAGCAGAAGTTGTTTCCCAATGGGATTTACCTGACGTTACCTCTATTTCGGTTCATCAACTGACCCCGGAACTGTCAGAAACCCTCTCTGGGGTAGAGATCGCAATTTTTGTCGATGCTTCTACCAATGGCTTAGAGGAAGTCACCGTTAACCCAATAACCCCCCTTGAGTCTGGCTTTAGCTTAACCCACGGTTGCGATCCGCGATCGCTGTTAACTCTTGCCCAAATTTTATATGGTAACTGTCCCCAAGCATGGTTAGTGCAGATTCCCGTCAGTGACTTGAGTATTGGGGAAAGCTTAAGCGCGATCGCGCAAACGGGAATCACCCAAGCCCTTGCAGAAATTCGTCGTTTAATTCCCGAAAACACCGCCGAAAATCTGTCAGTATTATAG
- the hypA gene encoding hydrogenase maturation nickel metallochaperone HypA, whose protein sequence is MHEVSLMENTLELVLNYAQKEGAKEIHWIKLKVGALSGVIPEALAFAFDVVIQGTIAQNAHLEIETVPVIVHCEKCQLDFTPSDFIYDCPRCQQLCYEIRQGKELELVSMEIA, encoded by the coding sequence ATGCACGAAGTTAGTTTAATGGAAAATACCTTGGAGTTAGTTTTAAATTATGCTCAAAAAGAAGGGGCAAAAGAAATTCATTGGATTAAACTTAAAGTAGGGGCATTATCAGGGGTAATTCCCGAAGCCTTAGCCTTTGCTTTTGATGTTGTTATTCAAGGAACTATTGCTCAAAATGCCCACTTAGAAATTGAAACTGTTCCCGTCATTGTTCATTGTGAGAAATGTCAATTAGATTTTACTCCTTCTGACTTTATTTATGACTGTCCTCGCTGTCAACAATTGTGCTACGAAATTCGACAAGGAAAAGAACTAGAATTAGTATCAATGGAGATTGCTTAA